Proteins encoded in a region of the Massilia sp. UMI-21 genome:
- a CDS encoding DUF4124 domain-containing protein, whose protein sequence is MLKQISVILLCLAGLGPLACRSAAAQTVYKCTEDGKISYHDRPCGPHAIPLAVQPRDVAPAEAVARLERERALLQEIEDARTDQDRRDARQARENERAQRAAAARQRRCDKLRLQQKWLDEDAARAGRGGGDAGDGGARARTKARRQAEVLAVECPA, encoded by the coding sequence ATGCTGAAACAGATTTCCGTGATCCTGCTCTGCCTCGCGGGCCTTGGCCCCCTTGCCTGCCGGAGCGCAGCGGCGCAGACGGTCTACAAGTGCACCGAGGACGGCAAGATCAGCTACCACGACCGGCCCTGCGGCCCGCACGCGATACCGCTGGCGGTGCAGCCGCGCGACGTGGCCCCGGCCGAGGCGGTGGCGCGCCTGGAGCGCGAACGCGCGCTGCTGCAGGAAATCGAAGACGCGCGCACCGACCAGGACCGGCGCGACGCACGCCAGGCGCGCGAGAACGAACGTGCGCAGCGCGCCGCCGCCGCCCGGCAGCGCCGCTGCGACAAGCTGCGCCTGCAGCAGAAGTGGCTCGACGAAGACGCCGCGCGCGCAGGACGCGGTGGTGGCGACGCTGGCGACGGCGGCGCGCGGGCACGTACCAAGGCGAGGCGCCAGGCCGAGGTGCTGGCGGTGGAATGCCCGGCCTGA